Within Williamwhitmania sp., the genomic segment ATATTCCTTTATTACCCTCTAACAAACAGCGCCTTCATAATGTGGCTAGCCATTTTGGGGTTTTCTTTTAAGCGGCGGGTAGAATAGCCAAACCATTGCTTGCCAAAAGGTACGTATACTCGCATGGTGTGGCCATTGGCAACAATGGAGCTGCGTAGCTCGGGTGTAACACCGTAGAGCATCTGGAACTCATACTTGTTCTTGGGAACGTTATACTTCTCGATGAGCTTATAGGCGCCCTCAATTAGCGGCTTGTCGTGCGTGGCAATGCCGGGGTAAACGCCATTCTTCAGCATGAACTCCAAGTCTTCGAGGTAGTGTGCATTAATCTCCTCATACTTCTTGTAAGCAATGGCGGCAGGCTCCACGTAAATTCCTTTGCAAAGGCGGTAGTTGAGTGGGGTTTCGATGGTTTGGATGTCCATCAGGTTTGTTACATCCTGCAGCGTACGCTTCATGTATGCCTGAACCACCAATCCAACATTCTTAGGGAACTCAGCCTTAAGTTTCCGGTAGAGCTCAATCTCCATATCAGTGCAGGGTGAATCTTCCATGTCAACCCTGATGAAGTTGTTGTAGGACGCAGCCTTGGCCACAATTTCGCGGATGTGCTTGTAGCAAACTTCTTTGTCGATGAGTAGGCCAAACATGGTGGGTTTTACCGAGTAGTTTCCGTCGATATTCTCCTTCTGAATTCTGTCGATAAGTTCGAGGTACTCAACCTTATTCTTTTCGGCCTCGTCAAGGTTCTTGATGAACTCACCAAGAATGTCTAGGGTTACCTTTATTCCTTTGGCGTTCAGTTCCTTCGATGCCCGAATGGCATCCTCAATAGTTTCACCGGCAATGTAGCGTTTCGAAAATATCCAAATGATCTTTTTAGGGAAGTAGGGCAGCATTGCTGCAATCATCTTATTAAACATGGGTGTGGATTTAAAGTAATTTTATTGCCTTAAAGGGCATTGTTGGATTAGCTTCTTGTTACAGAATTTCGGGCTGCAATTTAGTGGAAAATTGTCATTAGGAAACTTACTGTTTAAGTTTTTCGGACATTGTATTTCCCTAACCAGTCAATTCCCTTGGTCTGTACCCAAAAATCTTAAACTCTTTCGCGTGGAATAAAGTTGGCCGACTCATCTGTGGCCGATTCAAGCTTGGTTAACCGCAGTACTACCATCTTAACGAGAAAATCTTCGGCTTCGCTGTTGGAGATGAAGGCGGCCTTGGCAAAATCTTTCACCGAAACGCTACCATTATTGCGCAGCATATCCATCAGCAGCTGCTCTTTGCCAGTGAGGGATAGGGTAATAGCTTCGCGCTTCTTTTCGGCTTGCCAAATTTTATACTGAATGGGGCTCGCTACAAAGTTTTCATCGGCAATGCGAACAAAGGCCCGGTAGAATCCGTTTTTGTCCGGCGCTAGATGCGGCTTATGTGGGCTGGCGGTAACAGTTACTTCAAGGACTGTTTTACCAAAAACGGTCCATCTCTTTACCTCAAAGGGCACTTCTGGCTTACAGTAGAGCTGTGCTGCTCCTTCCACCATATAGTACTCCTCATCGGAGTTTACCCCTGCAATTACTCCGTTATCCTTAACGCCAATAAGGAGTGTTCCACCAATAGTGTTGGCAAAGGCGGAAATGGAGCGGGCTATTTTCTTTGAGTCGCTTATGGAGTGCTTAAAGTCAAGTGTTATGCCCTCGCCCTGCTCTATAAGTTGCTCTAGGTATGTCTTTTTGTTCGGCTTAAGCATTGGGGGTTTCAATTCGACCC encodes:
- a CDS encoding ATP-binding protein, giving the protein MLKPNKKTYLEQLIEQGEGITLDFKHSISDSKKIARSISAFANTIGGTLLIGVKDNGVIAGVNSDEEYYMVEGAAQLYCKPEVPFEVKRWTVFGKTVLEVTVTASPHKPHLAPDKNGFYRAFVRIADENFVASPIQYKIWQAEKKREAITLSLTGKEQLLMDMLRNNGSVSVKDFAKAAFISNSEAEDFLVKMVVLRLTKLESATDESANFIPRERV
- a CDS encoding proline dehydrogenase family protein, with amino-acid sequence MFNKMIAAMLPYFPKKIIWIFSKRYIAGETIEDAIRASKELNAKGIKVTLDILGEFIKNLDEAEKNKVEYLELIDRIQKENIDGNYSVKPTMFGLLIDKEVCYKHIREIVAKAASYNNFIRVDMEDSPCTDMEIELYRKLKAEFPKNVGLVVQAYMKRTLQDVTNLMDIQTIETPLNYRLCKGIYVEPAAIAYKKYEEINAHYLEDLEFMLKNGVYPGIATHDKPLIEGAYKLIEKYNVPKNKYEFQMLYGVTPELRSSIVANGHTMRVYVPFGKQWFGYSTRRLKENPKMASHIMKALFVRG